The Streptomyces collinus DNA segment CGTTGGTGATGCGCGCGACGAGCTTGCGGTCGCGCAGCACTCCGATGGTGTGGCTGAGCCGGAGCACCTCCTCCAGTTCGGCCGCGATGTACAGCACCGACATGCCGTCCTCGGACAGGGAGACCACGAGCTTCTGGATCTCGGCCTTGGCGCCGACGTCGATGCCGCGCGTGGGCTCGTCGAGGATCAGCAGCTTCGGCTGGGTGATCAGCCAGCGGGCGAGCAGCACCTTCTGCTGGTTGCCGCCGCTGAGCCGGCCGACGCGGGCCTCGGGGTCGGCGGGGCGGATGTCGAGGGCCTTGATGTACTTGGCGACGAGTTCGTCGCGCTGGGAGGCCGGGATGGGCCGGGTCCAGCCGCGGGACGCCTGGAGGGCGAGGATGATGTTCTCGCGCACCGTGAGATCGGGGACGAGGCCCTCGGTCTTGCGGTTCTCCGAGCAGAACGCGACCCCGGCGCCGATGGCGTCGTTGGGGGCGCTCATCGAAACCTGCTTGCCTGCGATGCTCACCTTGCCGCTGTCGGGCTGGTCGGCGCCGAACAGCAGCCGGGCCAGTTCGGTGCGGCCCGAGCCGAGCAGTCCGGCGAGGCCGAGCACCTCGCCCTTCTTGATCTCCAGGTCGAAGGGGGCGATACCGCCGGCGCGGCCGAGGCCCTCGGCCTTGAGAAGCGTCTCGCCGACGTCGGAGCGCATCTGGTGCTCGTGGAGCTCCTCCAGCTGGTCCAGGGCCTTGCCGATCATCAGCTCGATCAGCCCGACCTGGTCGAGGTCGGCCACCATGTGCTCGCCGACCAGGGTGCCGTTGCGCAGCACGGTCATGCGGTCGCAGATCTCGTAGATCTGGTCGAGGAAGTGCGACACGAAGAGGATCGCGACGCCCTCGTCCCGCAGCCGCCGCATCAGGCGGAACAGTTCGAGGACCTCGTCGCGGTCGAGGCTCGAGGTGGGCTCGTCCAGGACGAGCACCTTGGTGCCGGAGCCCTCGCCGTCGCTGTCGCCGTGGCCCACCGACCGTACGATCGCGACCAGTTGCTGCACGGCCAGCGGGTACGAGGACAGCGGCGCCGTCACGTCGATGTCGAGGCCGAGCCGGTCGACCATCTCCGCGGCCTGCTTGCGTATCTGCTTCCACTGGATGCGGCCCGCGCGGGTGGGTTCACGGCCGATGAAGATGTTCTCCGCCACCGAGAGGTTGGGGCAGAGGTTGACCTCCTGGTAGACCGTGCTGATGCCGGCGTGCTGTGCCTGAAGCGGGCTGCCGATCCGCACGGCCTTGCCGTCGAGGGTGATGGTGCCGCCGTCCAGGGAGTAGACCCCGGTCAGCACCTTGATGAGGGTGGACTTCCCGGCCCCGTTCTCGCCCATGAGGGCGTGGATCTCGCCGGGGAAGAGCCGGAAGTCGACGCCCGACAGAGCCCGTACCCCCGGAAACTCTTTGACAATGCCCGTCATCTCCAGGACGGGCCGCGGCTCTGCCATGGCAGCGCTCTCCTTGAAATGGGTTCAGGCCCGCAGGGAGCCTCCCGGGACCGGGTGGTCGCCGGTCGGCCGGAGGCTCCCTGCCGGTGGGTGCGGTCGGTCAGTACTTACGGGTGGGGAGCGCGTCCTTGGCCTGGTCCTGCATGAAGTCGCTCTCCTTGGTCTTGATCCAGCGCTCGACCGTCTCGCCCGCCTGCACCTTCTTCACGACCTCCATGAGCTGGGGGCCGAGCAGCGGGTTGCACTCGACGATCGCGTTGATCTTGCCTTCGGACATGGCGATGAAGCCGTCCTTCACGCCGTCGACCGTGACGATGAGGATGTCCTTGCCGGGCTTCTTGCCGGCCGCCTCGATGGCCTGGATGGCGCC contains these protein-coding regions:
- a CDS encoding sugar ABC transporter ATP-binding protein codes for the protein MAEPRPVLEMTGIVKEFPGVRALSGVDFRLFPGEIHALMGENGAGKSTLIKVLTGVYSLDGGTITLDGKAVRIGSPLQAQHAGISTVYQEVNLCPNLSVAENIFIGREPTRAGRIQWKQIRKQAAEMVDRLGLDIDVTAPLSSYPLAVQQLVAIVRSVGHGDSDGEGSGTKVLVLDEPTSSLDRDEVLELFRLMRRLRDEGVAILFVSHFLDQIYEICDRMTVLRNGTLVGEHMVADLDQVGLIELMIGKALDQLEELHEHQMRSDVGETLLKAEGLGRAGGIAPFDLEIKKGEVLGLAGLLGSGRTELARLLFGADQPDSGKVSIAGKQVSMSAPNDAIGAGVAFCSENRKTEGLVPDLTVRENIILALQASRGWTRPIPASQRDELVAKYIKALDIRPADPEARVGRLSGGNQQKVLLARWLITQPKLLILDEPTRGIDVGAKAEIQKLVVSLSEDGMSVLYIAAELEEVLRLSHTIGVLRDRKLVARITNGPEITTSKILETIASGEHQ